From Parasphaerochaeta coccoides DSM 17374, a single genomic window includes:
- the lptC gene encoding LPS export ABC transporter periplasmic protein LptC, which yields MLTFMFPVMLSVALLSACSFMPEEMLTEETTEGAPSVVLSAAVYTVALKGKEPMTMESPMISLYNNSRTVQVAMPVFSHEKDDGSLVQGSALSGSYNANTKTLSLIGSVILDDGELGLKLTGSQLSWMLDVQQIVSTAPVTVVFGSGSTINGNNLSGSLESGRFVLTNAEGWIVP from the coding sequence ATGCTTACTTTCATGTTCCCCGTTATGCTGAGCGTGGCATTACTGAGTGCCTGTTCCTTCATGCCTGAAGAAATGCTGACTGAAGAAACCACGGAAGGCGCGCCTTCCGTCGTCCTTTCCGCCGCTGTCTACACCGTCGCGCTCAAAGGGAAGGAACCCATGACCATGGAAAGCCCCATGATTAGTCTGTACAACAACAGCAGAACTGTCCAAGTCGCAATGCCGGTATTCAGTCATGAAAAGGATGATGGTTCACTGGTGCAGGGTTCTGCGCTCAGCGGCAGCTATAACGCGAATACAAAGACTCTTTCGTTAATCGGCTCCGTAATCCTTGATGATGGAGAGCTTGGCTTGAAGCTTACGGGAAGCCAACTAAGCTGGATGCTTGATGTCCAGCAGATTGTCAGCACTGCTCCTGTCACCGTCGTCTTTGGTTCCGGCAGCACCATCAACGGGAATAACCTGTCTGGCAGCCTGGAAAGCGGGCGTTTCGTACTGACAAACGCTGAAGGATGGATTGTACCATGA
- the lptC gene encoding LPS export ABC transporter periplasmic protein LptC, translating to MKNFRSILTVIFLIGLASPVLWAADPIEFSGGSTEAIIRSGDERVKISEGARVTTGDITITAQVIDVSGEGYSYLECTGDVVLKDAGKGIEMSAGTITYDRNESILLSREQTSVEDKEKGITAQAGWVRYQQEEGILTFQDNVNLTRTTDDGIMVCTAETVTYVRSSGTVMLDGGAVVTWKNDTYRATTIRVNLDTDEITMSGEIRGTING from the coding sequence ATGAAAAATTTCCGCAGTATCCTTACTGTAATCTTCCTCATCGGCCTTGCCTCCCCTGTCCTGTGGGCAGCCGATCCCATAGAATTTTCCGGCGGTTCCACAGAGGCAATCATCCGCTCAGGTGATGAAAGGGTCAAAATTTCGGAGGGAGCCAGGGTGACTACAGGGGACATCACCATCACTGCCCAGGTTATCGATGTATCCGGAGAAGGCTACAGCTATTTGGAATGCACGGGAGATGTTGTGCTGAAAGATGCTGGCAAGGGCATAGAGATGTCCGCCGGAACCATCACCTATGACAGGAATGAATCCATCCTCCTGTCCCGTGAACAGACATCCGTCGAAGACAAGGAAAAAGGCATAACGGCGCAAGCAGGTTGGGTACGCTATCAACAAGAGGAAGGAATCCTCACATTCCAGGACAATGTGAACCTGACCCGGACTACTGACGACGGAATCATGGTCTGTACCGCCGAAACAGTGACATACGTCCGTTCTTCCGGCACAGTAATGCTCGATGGCGGAGCCGTCGTCACATGGAAGAACGACACATACCGGGCGACCACCATCCGCGTGAACCTGGACACTGATGAAATCACCATGAGTGGGGAAATCAGGGGGACAATCAATGGCTGA
- the lptB gene encoding LPS export ABC transporter ATP-binding protein, giving the protein MADTATSVLNIQHLMKYYGKKPVVRDISFSMRSGEVVGLLGPNGAGKTTTFYMVVGFLRADSGKISIDDTDVTELPMYRRSLLGLSYLPQEASIFRKLSVRDNIHLVSESRSDLSAVEKKELTDRLMEEFGITGVMSQKGYTLSGGERRRTEIARALATSPRFLLLDEPFAGIDPKAVYEIRQIIRHLAAQGIGVLLTDHNVRDALAITDCSHIIHEGTLLVSGTKQDLLNDPTARHIYFGDEFEDV; this is encoded by the coding sequence ATGGCTGACACCGCGACAAGCGTCCTGAACATACAGCACTTGATGAAATACTATGGAAAGAAACCCGTGGTGAGGGATATTTCGTTTTCCATGCGCAGCGGTGAAGTGGTCGGTCTGCTCGGCCCCAACGGCGCGGGCAAGACAACTACTTTCTACATGGTGGTAGGTTTTCTCCGTGCCGATTCTGGCAAAATCAGCATTGACGACACGGATGTCACCGAGTTGCCCATGTACCGCCGTTCGCTCCTCGGCCTCTCCTACCTGCCTCAGGAAGCCTCCATATTCCGCAAGCTTTCGGTGCGCGACAACATTCACCTTGTCTCGGAAAGCAGGTCTGATTTGAGTGCGGTTGAAAAAAAAGAGTTGACGGACAGGCTCATGGAAGAATTCGGCATCACCGGAGTGATGTCTCAGAAAGGCTACACTCTTTCCGGAGGAGAACGCCGCCGTACCGAGATTGCCCGTGCCTTGGCGACTTCTCCCCGCTTCCTTCTGCTTGACGAACCCTTTGCCGGCATAGATCCGAAGGCCGTCTACGAAATACGACAAATCATCCGCCATCTGGCGGCTCAAGGCATAGGAGTCCTGCTTACCGACCATAATGTTCGTGATGCGCTGGCCATCACCGACTGCTCCCACATCATCCATGAAGGAACCCTGTTGGTGTCCGGTACAAAGCAGGATCTCCTGAATGATCCTACGGCGCGTCACATTTACTTCGGTGATGAGTTCGAGGACGTATGA